GTNNNNNNNNNNNNNNNNNNNNNNNNNNNNNNNNNNNNNNNNNNNNNNNNNNNNNNNNNNNNNNNNNNNNNNNNNNNNNNNNNNNNNNNNNNNNNNNNNNNNGTTGTCTTTTTACCACGGTCTGTAAACACCAGAGTGATTCAGAAGGTAGGAACTGCAGCATCTGGTGGGACGGGTCAACAGAACACAATAACATCAAAACCACATCAGATTCATTAGACACTAGTCATTGGCCCTTGCAAGTAACACACTGAAATCCAGATGACGATTTATCTAAAGATCCCAACGTATGCCTTGTGAAGATGGCTATATAAGTGTACAATTGCAAATCTGCCTTCATTTCGGGTAGGCCTTTTTATACATTTCTCACTACATcctccaaagacaaagaagatgTCAATCTTATcaacaaatcaaaatcaacaaaCGTTTACGTAGCAACCACAGCAGTCCAGCAGCAACGCCTGTCACAGCGTCATCTAACCCGCCACCTCCGTCCCCTCTCCTCAGATCCCCCCGCCTAGGGTGCAGCACACACTCCGGCCCCGCCGACCCCCCCGACCCCACCATGTCccaccacagagaggaggacctgaTCGGGATCCCCTTCCCCAACCACAGCAGCGACATCCTGTGCAGCCTGAACGAGCAGCGCCGCGACGGCCTGCTCTGCGACGTGGTGCTGATCGTCCGCGACCAGGAGTACCAGACGCACCGCTCCGTCCTGGCCGCCTGCAGCCAGTACTTCAAGAAGCTCTTCACCGTGGCGACCGCCTCCGACAACCACAGCAACCACGGGGACCATcgacagcagcagccgcagacGGCGGCCGCGTACGAGATTGACTTTGTGGGCGCCGAGTCGCTGACGGCCATCTTGGAGTTCGCCTACACCTCCACGCTGACGGTGACGGCGTCCAACGTCAAGGAGATCCTGAACGCCGCCCGCCTGCTGGAGATCCCGTGCATCATCAACGTGTGTCTGGAGATCATGGAcacgggaggagggagggaaggaggaggaggaggaggtgaaggaggagaggaggaggaggaggacatggaggacgacgaggacgaggaggaggaggacgacgaggaagaggaggacgaggaggacgggtcgaggaaggaggaggacgaggagggaggCAGCGAGAGGTCGACGCGGTCGCCGGAGAGCCGGGGCGAAGGGACGCCGCGCGGGAGGGAGGAGTCCCCGCCCCCGAGCACGTCGCAgtaccaccgccacctccactaccgcagcaacagcaacaacaacagcagctatGAGCTGCACGCCAACAACAGGCAGTCACAGTCGCCGGACAACACGAGAGGAAAACAGGTATGCTGTTACTCATGTTTTGATTGGCGTTGATTCGCTAAAATCCCAAGATAGGAATAGTAAAAGCAAAGGAGAAATCATGAAGACTTTCTCCCTGACAAGTGGTCACTGAGGAAGGGtctgtgtaacacacacacacacacacgctcacagtgagtgtgtgtgtgtgtgtgcgtgcacatgagCACATGCATGCAATGCAAGGCAGGTGGTGGCGCCCTAAtcttgtgtgtggttgtgtgagaaAACATGAAGTTTAACAAAACTGTTTAACAAACGAGTCCAAAGTTCTCGGATCAcctcaattattttatttcctttctTTGTCGTCGTTGCCATGAGCTTGCACCAACCCGTCGAGTCCTCATTAACCCAACACCTCCgacgtctgtttgtgtgtaggagAGCACCGAGAGCCGCGCCCTGAAGGACTTCTCCATCAAGTCCCTCCTGCAAGACGGCCTGTACCCGCGCATCGCCTCCGCCCTGGACAAGAGACAGGCCACCTTCTCCCCGCTCCTGCCCAGCTTCTACCCCTCCATGTGGGCCGCCGAGATCTCCGGCTTCCCCCAGCAGCTGCTGGAGCCCGggcgacaccaccaccaccaccacctccaccaccacaaccgccacctccaccagcagcccCACCCGCACCCCCACAATGGAGGCCCACCCCGGGGCAGACACTACCCCCCCGGGTCCTCGGCGGCCCCCCAGCTGGAGAGCTCCAGGCCCCTGGACCTGGCTGTGAAGAGGGAGGTGAtcaaggaggaggtgaaggaggaagtGACGCAGTAAGTCAAGCCTCTGCAGTTTAAATGCACATGCATGGTTAATAGTTAATAGTTTAATAGTGTGACAATGTATATTTCCGAAGCCACATTTCTACTACTCCATTTGTGCATGCCGACATAATTTCTATattattagtttattttttatatggatattttatatttattatggATTTTTAAGTCTTGTAACCGTCATGTCTGCTGTCTGCTGTGACACGCTATTCCCGTCTGGGATAAATCATTTCCTTAATTCTCATATCTTATCCTTCCCTCTAGCAGTGGCGCCGGCGTGCTTCACGGTGACTTCCTGAACGAGCTGGTGGGCTCCGGCCTcgtggggggtctggggggttcTGAGACCCCCGGCGTGAACGGCGTTGGCGGCAGCGGGAGCGTCGCCGGGGGAACGCCGTCCCTGGAAGGCCACGTCCCGCTGGGCCAGATCAAAGACGAGGCCGACTTCCGCTCATACCTGAGCTTCCTCAGCTCGGCCTCCCACCTGGGGGCGCTGTTCCCCCCCtggcagctggaggaggagcgcaaGATGAAGCCCAAGGCTGCCCAGCAGTGTCCCATCTGCAACAAGGTGATCCAGGGCGCGGGGAAGCTGCCCCGGCACATGAGAACGCAcacgggggagaagccctacatgTGCACCATCTGCGAGGTCCGCTTTACCAGGTAGGCGTCAGCCAAGTAGGGCTCTCTGTGCACTTTCTGTGTCGGACTCTTATTGATGCTCGGTTGTATTCGTTTTTAAGTGCATTTCTGGTCACCTGTCACAAGGCCGCTAAGACAGGTGAAATTTCCCAAAGAAATTCATTATACATACTATGTGAACGTCCCAAAAGAAGGAATCTGATTGGACAGTTGATGATGTATTCAATGAGTTATTAAACTCACAGTATTATAAACTAGTAGGAAAAGAGGACAGCTAGTCATGGGTTTGTACAAGTTCTTCCTATTTCTTTCAATCACACTTATTTACTTTCAATCTTTCAATCGGGCTTATTTACTAGGTTAGACGTGGTATACATTCGACAAGAACAGCAAAACACAAGACCACAATAATCACGTCTTAACCAATAACCAGTTACCAGTCCAATCCCCAACACCAACACCCCTGTCTGTttcccccccctgtctgtttcccccccccttccccagacAGGACaagctgaagatccacatgcGCAAGCACACGGGCGAGAGGCCCTACATGTGCCTCCACTGCAACTCCAAGTTCGTCCACAACTACGACCTGAAGAACCACCTGCGCATCCACACCGGCGTGAGGCCCTACCAGTGCGAGCACTGCTACAAGAGCTTCACGCGCTccgaccacctccaccgccacatCAAGAGACAGAGCTGCCGCGTGTCCCGCCCACGCCGGGGCCGCAAGCCCGCCGCCTGGAGGGCCACTCCAGGGAGCGTCGGCAACAACGGCAACAACTTCCTGTGTCAACCGGCTGCcgtgacgacgacgacgacgtcgACGTCGACGACGGGCGTGGCGTCAAACCGGACCTTCGAGGAGAACGGCTTGTTGCTGGGCTCGCCCTACGCGGGGGTCAAGGCTCTCGGCGGTCTGGCGGGCGTGAAGGGTTTGATGGCGAACAGGGGCAGGGGTCAGGGCTTTaggggcaggggggcggggtccgggctggggggggggccggggggaggggaaggaggaggaggaggaggaggagaaggaggaggaggcgggggagcTGAGGGGCGGAGCCGGGAGGCAGAGGGGTATGTTCTCCTTCACGCTGGCCGGAGACAAGGTGCTGAGCCGCTCGGGGTTCTACGCCCCGCCCCCCGACCCGTGGACCGTGCGGCTGGAGCGGCCGCCGCCCGTGCCCGAGCCTGCAAACTGAGCTCCCATTGGTGGAGCTTTGAAAGGACTTTTAAGGACAGCTGCGGTGATTGGATATTGGGGAAGATATGATTTGAATATGGTTCAACGATGGAGAAAGATAAAGAGGACGTTTTGAAGTATGGTATAGCTGTTTACTTTTACAGATGTTCCTTTGTTTAAGGAAAGTAAGCTGATTCATTCCGCTGGTGGTTTTTGATAGCATTTAAGAGATGCAAGCGCAATCAAAACGGATCTACGTATATATTTTTCTAGAAGGAAGCCCCAGAGAGTACACTGAACTGTTATTGTTTGCCTTATTGTTCGATTCAGATGCAGGTTTGTGTTTTTCCAGAAGACTGCTGAATTAATCTCATGGGTCTTGATGAAGTATGCGGACACAATCCCTTCAAAGGTCCTTACTGTCCCAAGTCACTATTTTTATACTAGTATTTATTAATTGAGGATTGATGATGAATGTACTTTaaaaaaccaaaacattaaGAAGTATTCTAAATATAAAACAATCGCCCCACATTCCAAAACATTGTGCCAAAAAAACACCCATTTCTCATTTGCATATTTTGAAATGCCTGGTGTTGTGATGACTTTAGACTTTTAAAATGCTTGATAAACAACCTAGCACAACCACAAGgatctgtttgtgtttctacATTTTGACCACATTAAAAATGAAAGGAATTAACTTGAAGTGGTgtcagtcagggttagggttagacgcTAAACGATGTTGATAACAAATCTACTGCCTGTTCttttctctgttttcctttgGGCTGCACTATTGTACATAGTCTCAAACTCTCAGCCATGGTGGTGTTACTTGCTTTTGCTCATGATGTTAAAATGTGTTGCTTTAAAATTAACGACTTTAAGGGACCTTTCCAAAGATGTTGAGATTGCTCCTTCACAAACTTGAATAAAACTTGTTATAAATTTTGAAGTGTGTTAAAAGGTGTATATTTCTGACTAATCAAATGCAGCTTTAGCCATTtctttgtgttttctgtgttaAGAAAGATGACCTGTTTTCCTATATTGTTTATTTCTGATTTACGTGTAAAACAATTATTTCAAATTTATTTGAATTGAAATGGAAAAATGTTTTCCTGCTATTTATGTGTATTTAAATGAATGAGCCGTGGCTATATTTTGCAAATCTGTTTTATAAAGACACTAAATATTGAACACCATGGGAGACCATTATTTGaccctatttgtgtgtgtgtgtgtgtgtgtgtgtgtgtgtgtgtgtgtgtgtgtgtgtgtgtgtgtgtgtgtgtgtgtgtgtgtgtgtgtgtgtgtgtgtgtgtgtgtgtgtgtgtgtgtgtgtgtgtgtgcgcgtgtctgtgtgtgattgtgtgaaaagaaagaaagataataACGGagatgaaaataaatgttatgttgGACCTACTGTATTCTTGCAGTAGTTTGAACGTATTATGTTCAAACTAGTTTGAACGTATTATGTTCAAACTAGTTTGAACATATTATGTTCAAACTACTGCAAGAATACATTAGGCCcaacataacatttattttgatttaaatatcttGATTTCACCCACGAAGATCAATACCTATATAGTACAATAAGTACATACATGTaaactcattaaaaaaaataaaatacaaaaaccaatatacatatatatttgcaGACACAGATTACTCAGATTACTAAATTTTGCATCAAGTTATAGATTGACGGCACGCAATATGATGATATTGCTATAGGCCTTCAGGCAAATACTTAACATGATATGAACTTTTGTCGACCAATTGTAAGAATTTGCAAACGTTAACTATTTATAATGTACTAATGTTATTGTAAACATATGGTAAACAACATAATCTCAATTTTAAAAACGGGTTAATGAaattatagttagttagttctACGAAATGGTGAGAACTGGGAAAGAATTGGCAGTGCATATCCTCAGACATTTATTGCCGTTTTCGGTGGTTAAAAATGTATGACACTGACCTCTAGTGGTAAATAATTGTCTAATTTCCACCGAATATTGAGTTTTATAAAATGAACGTGACCCTATATCATTGAAATAGACTTAACCATTGAATAACTAAAATGTCAACTGTAACAGCAGGAAATATTAATATTGAATTGGATTAATAACATTAAGAACTGATATTGCACGTATGCCACAGTATGGCATAAGTAATATTATTGTTAcaatcattataataataataataataatgattattgttattagtATTAATACTAATAGACCAATGGAGTGTTTGTTCATGGATTTTGAGGTAGGCCTACAACGACAAGAAGCTATGAAATAATGTATTTAGTTTTCTCACCCAATTTCATATTCTTCCTCCAGGAGACGCTAAAGATGATTTATTCAAACGCATTCAGACTTATGTCTTCATTTTAAACTCTAACTTGGAACCTTACCCTTACCAATGTAAAATAACAAATTAGAAGTGGTTATAGGACCTAAGATCATGaaagatattttttttcatctcaATGAATCTCAATATCACTCTCAAACAGGTCGGTGCTTAATAAGGAAGGATAATTGAGTAGCCTCTTCAGATCCTTCTTCGTCAAATTCTCCAATTCTTCGATTTTTTCGAGTTCTTTGAATCCTTTGAACGTCTCCaattattatcaatattattattgtggtttttgttattattaaagtgttggTTTTTATTTCAATGATGCCATTACATTTAGAGGCAAGTACTCTATCCACATTGCATGATCCTATGTAAAGTAAACCACAACGCAAATCCATTAGTCAATTCAATTCACAAAcaacttgtgcgtgtgtgtgtgtatatgtgtgtttattgtgtcaTTTCCTAAATACAGAACGTCCAGAAGCGTGACTTCCTGACCCACTAACCTTGCATGAACTTCTTCTGTATGCTGTCCagactcactctcacacatacacagacgcacacatgtgtgcgtgtgtgtgtgtgtgtggtttgggggTTTACTGAAGAATGCTCTTTCCTAATATGctgtgttacacacacacacacacacacacacacacacacacacacacacacacacacacacacacacacacacacacacacacacacacacacacacacacacacacacacacacacacacacacacacacacacacacacacacggcgttGCGTGTATGCAGGGCGGATGGTGGCCCGTCCGATCTTGAGTGGTTGTTCGGGTGGTGTTTAAGGCTCTGAAGCCCTGGCCGCCCCAGAAACATCCTCTGAGGAAGTGGAGTGACAATGTTACCTCACGAGGAGCCATGAGCTTATTCTGTGATTGGTCGGGGTCTCTGGAGGTCCAGCGGGCACATGAGGAAACTCACTTCCAAACAATAGGACAAAAAAATAACAGCGTGACAAGGGCGAAGGAACCGAAGAGTCTGACATCAGACCTGTGTGACATCAAGCCCTACTTTAGCTCCACTAAAGGACGTCTGAGAGACTACTCAATGACGTACTGGTCGTTTCTTTCACAGGTTGACTCAAAGTTGCGGCCTGTGGAGGATAACATCTCCAATGAGTTTTACATTATGGACACTTAACGATAAATGTATTGTCCATAGTATAGTAATAGGATAAATGAAGAGAACATGTGTTGTTTCCCTGCGCGACTAACACTCACAGGCTGAGGACTGCGAGTGTCCATTATGTCCATTATGTCCATTAGTCCATTACGTCTGCCAAAGACGATTACATTTCTCCAACAACATTGTATGGATGACAGGCTCGCATTACTGGCCGACACAAGTGGATGTGGTGTGTTATTCAGCACTTTTTATTGTCTTTCTCAGACAAGTTGGAggaaaataacatttataacCTGGTATGCCCTGTTTAAACCCTGTCATTGTTATGGAGCCTGTGGAGAgctgatatttatttgaatatctaTGGTCATCTTTTTGTAAGATAGGCCTATGTTCTATTCTGGGTAAGATGTATTCCTTTAATACATGTATTTAGGTCATTCTGTAATTTATAAAGAAATTGAATGGCATAATCAAGATTGAACGGCATAGTCAAGATGCATTCCTTGTATTCCCGAGCAGTTAAGATTAGCCGGACCCTAGGAGGCTAGCACGGCCAGTTGTGAGAGAAGGCTTAAAGACAGTTTGGAGGatcttaaagctagggtgggcaaTTTATTTTAGTACCATTCTTTTtcttatttgttgaaattcccTTAACAACAAGATAAAAATATTAAATGAAATGATGAAAACAATCTGTAATCTGTTCAAGGGAGTACTTTAAgattttaaattaaaaataaatatttaaagcCTGTTCAACAATTTAATTAATCGTTAATTGATTGGTTGGCCTACACATTTGTCTCCCGAACTATCTGGCTACCTATGCACACATTGACCACTCTGCATTCATTGTGCATGACAGGTGTCTTTCACAAGGCTAGACAGACCttttgctaaagctagcgagctaatCGTGTGTTTTTGGAAAGTGGCTTGACGTTGGGACGtaggcctgaagggaggggtgggacATTTTTAGGGATGTATGTTTTCAAAATCGACCTTAATCTGGTTGGGTTCTCCAAATTGCCTAACCtaatttaaaggtgacatattataccaccaggtgtgagtgtgattagccgttacaagccgttctgAAAATCCCAACATGAACTGAGGACATCACAAGTTGCTgtatccacctagatgtgtgctggatggatcagtcattcagcctacccagtggactgtagcaaatgttgctcatctatccatcatacatctaggtggacacgcccacttgtgatgtcggaagaggccgattttcaaaacggtttGTAATGGCAAAAcagactcacacctggtggcagacTCTCACCTATAATGTAGCGAACCTCAGCCATGGTGGCAAGTTGCCAGGGTCACAGCAGTGAGGAACAGTCGGAACAGTCGGAACAAAGAGGGGAGATGTGGCATACAAAACCAACTGAGGTGCAACCGCTGGACCAATCACGCTGTGGGCCCTAGGACTAAGAAGTAGCTCTAACCACTAAACCAACATGAGCACTAAACTACAAAACAAAGCCACGCAAaccagaccaccagacctcctcttaaaggggacatattataccaccaggtgtgagtgtgattagccgttacaagccgtttggaaaatctgcctcttctgacatcacaagtgggcgtagATGTGTGCTGGTTAGATCAGTCTGCCAGCCTACACAGGGGCTTGTAATAGcatatcacactcacacctggtggtatcatacgtcacctttaaagaaaaataaatccaaGACAAAAGGCTTCAACACACGGCAGGCCAGATAGCAGCAGAGCGTGGGCTGACTGGTTTAAAACCTGGTGAGGCTGGTCAACGTCGGCGTGGCTCCACCCGctgactccctctctccacGGACTAGGCTCAGTCgcccggccaatcacagcccttgctgcagCGTCGCCGTGACGCAATGTCACCATTTTTTGGGAGGCgcgcgtcaggcccttgcgaaggacgcaaggagggtccgcaaggaagTAATGGGTCTGTAAAGCCCCTTGCGTTGTgttgacgtggaaccataactaagccttaacAATGCAGGAGATAGAGCAGGACAGCCTGGGCTAACCCAGCTGCATGATGTGAGGCTGCACTCCATCGACCCCTCAGGGTCAGAATTAGACGGGGGAAGTATTAAAGCAGAGGTTAATGCAGTGGAACGTTTCAAATACTTTTCCCGTTTCCCTGTGTGTTCGATACGACTGATGCCTCAGATCTGACGCTGATAGTTATAAATAATGTGTAGAGAcagataaattaaaaaaaatattagtaATGCTAATAAGAGTTAACATGACTACAGCTTACAGACAACATTACAGAGTCCCAGAGAAATGAAAAGCCATCCCATCCTGCACTTTGACCTcagactgtctgtctgctccgTCTGCCAATCACTCAGGCTGCACTACTACTCCCTTCAAGTCTTCACATGGtgctttaaatgtgtgtgtgtgtgtgtgtgtgtgtgtgtgtgtgtgtgtgtgtgtgtgtgtgtgtgtgtgtgtgtgtgtgtgtgtgtgtgtgtgtgtgtgtgtgtgtgtacatcgtAAAGCCAAGGATGGTTCCAGTGGTTATACGGCTCCTGATAAAATATGCATACACTTTGTGACTGGAATGCCCGGAGTGTATTCTCCCGGGAACGTATTCCTACATGGAGCATTTTCACTGTGGCTGCAAGAACGACGGGTTGCACCGGTGATACTCAATTGAAGGAACCCTCCGGAAGCCTCAGGCCTGTATGAGCCCGTACTCACACCTGCTCCTGTCCTTGTGTTTGAGTATTTTCATGAAAGAAGTAAAAACATGACGCTACTATgttagtcattttttaaatattgtacTATTAACATTTTTCACTTCACTACGTTGTGTATGCTAACGCTAGCTAGTCAGCGCACGATCGATCAGCTGTATTCTCGCGTCCCAGTTGCTACTGTTACGTTAGGATCCATTGGAAAGTGAGTGCatattaatattttaatattatgtATACATCAGTGCATTATTGCAGACACCAGTCTGTGGAAGATAAATTGTCTCAGAGTGTAAATTGCTTATAGGATGTGCATTGTATTGTCCGTTGTGTGCAGGTTCCAttgaaaatataacaaaaagaaGTATATTATCCAGAACAAGGAAATGAAATGCAAGTCTTGTCCGTCTGTTCTTGATCTCTTTGAACACTGTTACCCACGTaggcctactctctctctctcgtttccctGATGTACATCCTATTTTCTGCTGATATGTTTCAAACCTACACATTTGATGCACACTTAGAGGAAGTGATACCGAAGCTGCAAAAACTTTGAATAAAAAGCTGCGTAAACTGCATAAAAAGTAGGATGAGCGTAGAGTCAAAGAAAATGTTGGTTCCGATATTGTATTTGAACAAAAAAGCTGTAGCCATGAACAACTAGCAAACATGCTAGTATATTAGCATTGCGTGACCTTGTGTGTGCTGAACAGTTGTTTGGTTCCTTGTGTTGTTTGCTTTCATGTCTAAAAGTGAAAAATGGCCTGGGATTACACTGGCAGCTTTAGGGAAGTGGAGAAGAATTAATGGGAAGTTTGGAAATTTATGACAGGGTTTGATATTTGGGTATCTGCCATTCCATGTGTCTTGACATTTATTAAACAGACGTGTAAATGATAATCtgattcaataaataaataaatatggtgTGGAGGGAAGATGCTTATGGTCCAGCCACAGACCTTGGAAAATGTAGGGAACTGTTTCAGGAATCTGCGATCGACTCTGTTTCACCACAATGAATAAGCACAAAATGGCCAATCTTCCATGGAAAAGTACTCACTACAGTAGGAACCTTTCGTTTCACAGGTTGAAAAGAACTCAGGCCTTGGAGGGTTGAATTGCTTTCAGGTTGTCCCGGCTTGGTTTTCCCATTAACTTAGGGTGTTTAATTTTTGGTCTGGCTGGTATTGGCATGCTGCGAGGGCATGGGAGCCAAGACTGGTTAGTAGGATTTTAACGGTGCACTACACTAATACATTGTTAACGATGAGATGCATATACATCGGGGAAAGATGATGGAGGAAAGCATTTAAGCTTCACAAGATAACATTTATTAAAGCCTAACGAGTGCCTGATCAATATGTTTGAATGCACTCAGGCATCGAACATGCGGCCACTCCAGACAGAAGCCTGGCTCACAATGGAAAGGCTCTTAAAAAAGTTTTCCTGTACAGTTCCGTCCAACAATGCGCTGTAGTATATGTGGTATAAGGGGTTTTAGTTTGGTTATATTTTTTCTAGTTACTACAACATAGTCTATATATTTAATGCATAGCccacattaaaataaaatatcaacatCATTTTTTTTGGTAGACACGCCTCTGTTCGGGAAGTCAGTAGTTTGCTGATCAAGCAGTCCTTTTCCTAGAACCTTCTGTCATTGGGAGATCAAAAGTTCAGGGTTCTGCTCTTTATAGTGTTTGTCTGTAGCCTATGTGTAATCTCTCTGGCCAGACAAGAAGTCAGGCACTTTAAGGCACTTTTATCCACTGTAGATTCTTCACATGGCATTCCCAGGTGATGATTAGACTCTTAGTTCTGCTACTGATTTGGCAGCTTCTCTTGGAGAGAAGCTGTATCGTGGTCGATacccagtgtgcgaaatacatgggggtccgggggggctcgacccccccccccgatttaCCAATGAGACCCCCTGAAAGCCTCAATAGCAACATTTGAGGGGGGTCCCAAATGttgtccaaaaaaataaata
This Gadus macrocephalus chromosome 19, ASM3116895v1 DNA region includes the following protein-coding sequences:
- the LOC132448017 gene encoding zinc finger and BTB domain-containing protein 7C yields the protein MSHHREEDLIGIPFPNHSSDILCSLNEQRRDGLLCDVVLIVRDQEYQTHRSVLAACSQYFKKLFTVATASDNHSNHGDHRQQQPQTAAAYEIDFVGAESLTAILEFAYTSTLTVTASNVKEILNAARLLEIPCIINVCLEIMDTGGGREGGGGGGEGGEEEEEDMEDDEDEEEEDDEEEEDEEDGSRKEEDEEGGSERSTRSPESRGEGTPRGREESPPPSTSQYHRHLHYRSNSNNNSSYELHANNRQSQSPDNTRGKQESTESRALKDFSIKSLLQDGLYPRIASALDKRQATFSPLLPSFYPSMWAAEISGFPQQLLEPGRHHHHHHLHHHNRHLHQQPHPHPHNGGPPRGRHYPPGSSAAPQLESSRPLDLAVKREVIKEEVKEEVTHSGAGVLHGDFLNELVGSGLVGGLGGSETPGVNGVGGSGSVAGGTPSLEGHVPLGQIKDEADFRSYLSFLSSASHLGALFPPWQLEEERKMKPKAAQQCPICNKVIQGAGKLPRHMRTHTGEKPYMCTICEVRFTRQDKLKIHMRKHTGERPYMCLHCNSKFVHNYDLKNHLRIHTGVRPYQCEHCYKSFTRSDHLHRHIKRQSCRVSRPRRGRKPAAWRATPGSVGNNGNNFLCQPAAVTTTTTSTSTTGVASNRTFEENGLLLGSPYAGVKALGGLAGVKGLMANRGRGQGFRGRGEEEKEEEAGELRGGAGRQRGMFSFTLAGDKVLSRSGFYAPPPDPWTVRLERPPPVPEPAN